In Desulfobulbus oralis, one DNA window encodes the following:
- a CDS encoding metal ABC transporter substrate-binding protein, which translates to MKQIRYPVLSVLLPLVLLAALVLPGLATAQPIRVLVSTFPVYQFTRNITQGSTALQIELMLPAQLGCPHDYALTPQDMRKLESAQIFIINGLGMEEFLGAPLKKANPKLQVVDSSAGIGDILNYSDAAEGEEADDDHRHHEAAHVHSHEHDAQQRHHEHSEHHHGHDEHHHHHSGPNPHLFASPRMAALQVANIAKALAAAAPGERELLSRNAQAYIQKLDALNEAFEQLGKRLANKRIVTQHGVFDYLARDMGLNIVAVIAAHPGQEPSAAEALKLVRTIKDEKAGALFTEPQYPDGIGRTLAKESGIPSSVLDPVASGPENAPLDYYERIMRANLASMADTLGTK; encoded by the coding sequence ATGAAGCAAATCCGTTACCCTGTTCTCTCTGTGCTCCTGCCACTTGTTCTGCTCGCGGCTCTTGTTCTGCCCGGTCTGGCCACTGCACAGCCCATCAGGGTGTTGGTCAGCACTTTCCCTGTTTACCAATTTACCCGCAACATCACGCAGGGCAGCACAGCCCTGCAAATCGAGCTGATGCTGCCGGCACAGCTCGGCTGCCCCCATGACTATGCCCTCACGCCCCAGGATATGCGCAAGCTGGAATCAGCTCAAATTTTCATCATCAATGGGCTTGGCATGGAGGAATTCCTGGGAGCTCCGCTGAAAAAGGCCAACCCGAAACTGCAGGTGGTGGACAGCAGCGCCGGTATCGGCGATATCCTGAACTACAGCGATGCAGCCGAGGGGGAAGAGGCTGATGATGATCACAGACACCACGAAGCCGCCCATGTGCACAGTCATGAACATGATGCACAGCAGCGCCATCATGAACACAGCGAACATCATCACGGGCATGATGAACACCATCATCACCACTCCGGGCCCAATCCCCACCTCTTTGCCAGTCCGCGCATGGCCGCCCTGCAGGTAGCCAATATCGCCAAGGCTCTGGCAGCCGCGGCTCCTGGAGAAAGGGAACTCCTGAGCCGCAATGCGCAGGCCTACATCCAAAAACTCGATGCACTCAACGAGGCTTTCGAACAGCTGGGCAAACGGCTCGCCAACAAGCGTATCGTCACCCAGCACGGTGTTTTTGATTATCTGGCCCGCGACATGGGGCTGAACATTGTGGCCGTAATCGCCGCTCATCCCGGTCAGGAACCATCGGCAGCCGAAGCGCTGAAGCTGGTGCGGACCATCAAGGACGAAAAGGCGGGCGCTCTGTTTACGGAGCCCCAATATCCGGACGGCATCGGCAGAACCCTTGCCAAAGAAAGCGGCATTCCAAGCTCGGTGCTGGATCCGGTGGCCAGCGGCCCTGAAAATGCCCCTCTGGACTACTACGAGCGCATCATGCGCGCCAACCTGGCCAGTATGGCCGATACCCTTGGCACCAAGTAG
- the nadB gene encoding L-aspartate oxidase: MSTEYSSDILIVGSGVAGLSLALKASRFARVTLVTKKNRIDSATNRAQGGVAAVLSGEDSVADHVHDTLVSGDGICHEDVVRMVVSEGPDRIRELADLGVRFQMQKNGSTFELGREGGHSARRVAHAAGVTGNADLTGREIERALLARVAAHPDIEVLENHMAVDLLIASRAGLAPPSEDRCLGAYVLNHQTDRVETCLAKVTVLCTGGCGKVYLYTTNPAIATGDGVAMAYRAGARIANLEFIQFHPTCFYNQEITGFLITEAVRGEGGILLNEAGQAFMQRHDPRGDLATRDIVARGIDAEMKQSGTACVYLDISHKAADFVRKRFPNIYETCLRGGVDITKEPIPVVPAAHYMCGGVQVDTWGQSSLSGLMALGETSCTGLHGANRLASNSLLEAVVYADRAARKLPEILAALHKLPVPGTVQPWKTGGAAVIDEGVLISRNWDDIRRQMWDYVGIVRRTKRLQLMRERLTTLRREIKTHFYDYLLTPDLVELRNLVVIAELIVCSAMWRKESRGLHYIRDYPNRDDGNFLRDSVLDKSNMADLLDSI; this comes from the coding sequence TTGAGTACGGAATACTCGTCTGATATTCTGATTGTAGGCAGCGGCGTTGCCGGCCTTTCCCTGGCGCTGAAAGCCTCCCGGTTCGCCAGAGTCACACTGGTGACCAAAAAAAACAGGATCGACAGCGCCACCAACCGGGCACAGGGCGGGGTGGCCGCGGTGCTTTCGGGGGAAGATTCCGTGGCAGACCACGTGCATGACACACTGGTTTCCGGGGATGGCATCTGCCATGAAGACGTGGTGCGTATGGTGGTGAGCGAGGGACCGGACCGGATACGGGAACTGGCGGATCTGGGCGTGCGCTTCCAGATGCAGAAAAACGGCTCGACCTTCGAGTTGGGCCGGGAAGGCGGACACTCTGCTCGGCGCGTAGCTCATGCCGCCGGTGTAACCGGCAACGCCGATCTGACCGGCAGGGAGATAGAACGGGCCCTGCTGGCCCGGGTTGCCGCGCACCCGGATATTGAGGTTCTGGAAAACCACATGGCCGTGGACCTGTTGATCGCCTCACGCGCGGGCCTGGCCCCCCCCAGCGAAGATCGCTGCCTGGGCGCCTATGTGCTGAATCACCAAACCGACAGGGTGGAGACTTGCCTGGCCAAAGTGACCGTGCTCTGCACAGGAGGCTGCGGCAAGGTCTACCTCTACACCACCAACCCCGCCATCGCCACCGGAGATGGGGTGGCCATGGCCTACAGGGCTGGCGCCAGGATCGCCAACCTGGAGTTTATCCAGTTCCACCCAACCTGCTTTTACAACCAGGAGATCACCGGTTTTCTGATTACCGAGGCTGTCCGCGGTGAAGGCGGCATTCTGCTCAATGAAGCCGGGCAAGCCTTCATGCAACGCCATGACCCCCGGGGCGACCTGGCCACCCGGGACATCGTTGCCCGTGGCATTGACGCAGAGATGAAACAAAGCGGTACAGCCTGCGTGTATCTGGACATCAGCCACAAGGCAGCAGATTTTGTCAGAAAGCGCTTCCCCAATATCTACGAAACCTGTCTCAGGGGTGGCGTGGACATCACCAAAGAGCCGATCCCCGTGGTGCCGGCGGCCCACTACATGTGCGGTGGCGTGCAGGTGGATACCTGGGGCCAAAGCAGCCTGAGCGGCCTGATGGCGCTGGGCGAAACCTCCTGCACCGGCCTGCACGGCGCCAACCGTCTGGCCAGCAACTCACTGCTGGAAGCCGTGGTCTATGCCGACCGGGCGGCACGGAAGCTGCCGGAAATACTGGCAGCCCTGCACAAGCTGCCGGTCCCTGGCACGGTGCAGCCATGGAAGACCGGTGGAGCCGCAGTCATCGACGAGGGCGTGCTTATCAGCCGTAACTGGGATGACATCCGCCGTCAGATGTGGGATTATGTGGGCATCGTGCGACGCACCAAGCGCCTGCAGCTCATGCGGGAACGCCTGACCACTTTGCGCCGGGAAATCAAAACGCACTTTTACGACTACCTGCTTACACCGGATCTGGTGGAATTGCGCAACCTGGTCGTGATTGCCGAGCTTATCGTCTGCAGTGCCATGTGGCGCAAAGAATCCCGTGGCCTGCACTACATCCGGGACTATCCAAACCGGGACGACGGCAATTTCCTTCGGGATTCCGTTCTGGATAAAAGTAACATGGCGGACTTGCTCGACAGTATATAA
- a CDS encoding NAD(P)-dependent oxidoreductase, with protein sequence MSDTRKNIRLGWIGTGVMGLAMCGHLMDAGYPLTVFNRTAAKARPLVERGAKPAASAKEVGAASDIVFSMVAYPADVEAVSIGPDGALAGMRPGSVLCDMSTSSPTLAARIAEQAAQKDVIGMDAPVTGGDVGAKEATLAIFVGGARPGFERLLPCLEAMGRKIMYCGAAGMGQQAKLANQVAIAGVMFSVCESLLYAQQAGLDVRRWHELVSVGAAGSVAMKTLGSRMMDGDFAPGFFIDHFIKDLGLVLEECRRMHLILPGAELADTMYRSMQTHGQGRNGTQAFISALAELSAKAWAPVPK encoded by the coding sequence ATGTCTGATACACGAAAAAATATACGGCTTGGCTGGATAGGCACCGGCGTCATGGGGCTTGCCATGTGCGGCCACCTGATGGATGCAGGCTACCCTTTGACCGTGTTCAACCGTACAGCGGCCAAGGCCAGGCCACTGGTGGAGCGTGGAGCGAAGCCGGCCGCTTCTGCCAAAGAAGTCGGTGCGGCAAGCGACATCGTCTTTTCCATGGTTGCGTATCCGGCTGACGTCGAGGCTGTGAGCATCGGCCCGGATGGGGCCCTGGCCGGGATGCGGCCTGGGTCTGTCCTCTGCGACATGAGCACATCCAGCCCGACGCTGGCGGCCCGCATTGCCGAGCAAGCGGCACAAAAAGATGTCATCGGCATGGATGCCCCGGTCACAGGCGGGGATGTGGGGGCCAAAGAAGCCACGCTTGCCATCTTTGTCGGTGGGGCAAGGCCCGGTTTCGAGCGGCTTCTGCCCTGCCTTGAAGCCATGGGCAGGAAAATCATGTACTGCGGCGCGGCCGGCATGGGTCAGCAGGCCAAGCTGGCCAACCAGGTTGCCATTGCCGGCGTCATGTTCAGTGTGTGCGAATCCCTGCTGTATGCCCAGCAAGCCGGGCTCGATGTACGGCGCTGGCACGAGCTGGTCTCTGTGGGAGCGGCCGGATCGGTTGCCATGAAGACGCTGGGCAGCCGCATGATGGACGGCGACTTTGCGCCCGGCTTTTTTATCGACCATTTCATCAAGGACTTGGGCCTGGTACTTGAGGAATGCCGCCGGATGCACCTGATCCTGCCAGGCGCGGAGCTGGCAGATACAATGTACCGCAGCATGCAGACCCATGGCCAGGGCAGGAACGGCACCCAGGCTTTCATCAGTGCCCTGGCCGAACTTTCCGCGAAAGCCTGGGCTCCTGTGCCCAAATAA
- a CDS encoding ComEA family DNA-binding protein → MKKLLFTVFFLLCFATAAFAKVNINTATVQELTALPGIGQVKAEAIVKYREANGSFKSVDDLTKVKGIGPKMLDKIRDEISVETKAKK, encoded by the coding sequence ATGAAAAAATTACTGTTTACCGTGTTTTTTTTACTGTGCTTTGCAACTGCAGCCTTTGCCAAGGTAAACATCAACACCGCAACAGTGCAGGAATTGACCGCACTCCCCGGGATTGGGCAGGTCAAGGCGGAAGCCATTGTGAAATACCGGGAAGCAAACGGTTCTTTCAAGAGTGTGGATGATTTGACCAAGGTCAAGGGTATTGGCCCCAAAATGCTGGACAAGATCAGGGATGAAATTTCTGTAGAGACCAAAGCCAAGAAGTAA
- a CDS encoding metal ABC transporter permease — MPELTPLYTLLAHICPLDCMQSRFMQQALLALLLLAPMTAAMGILVVNFRMAFFAEAISHSAFTGVALGMLLTVSPELTMPLFGLAVGLGIVAAQHHSSLASDTVIGVFFSGMVAFGLAMVSRDRSLARDMQRFLYGDILTISETELWVLLLLACVVLVFLALSYNRLLYAGLDETLARTHRVSVLPLQYVFCGILALLVMFAVQAIGVFLVTALLVVPAATARNLSGSAGGMFWWAVVVSEISAGTGLIISAQDWAQTATGATIILIACGFFAASLLVIRLKN; from the coding sequence ATGCCTGAACTGACCCCTCTCTACACACTGTTGGCCCATATCTGCCCCCTTGACTGCATGCAGTCCCGCTTTATGCAGCAGGCGCTTCTGGCACTGCTCCTGCTCGCACCCATGACCGCTGCCATGGGCATTCTGGTGGTGAATTTCCGTATGGCATTTTTTGCCGAGGCCATCAGCCATTCCGCCTTTACCGGCGTGGCGCTGGGCATGCTGCTGACTGTGTCGCCGGAGCTCACCATGCCGCTCTTTGGCCTGGCCGTGGGTCTGGGAATCGTGGCGGCCCAGCATCACAGCTCACTGGCCAGTGATACGGTGATTGGCGTCTTTTTTTCCGGCATGGTGGCCTTTGGTCTCGCCATGGTCAGCCGTGACCGCTCCCTTGCCCGTGACATGCAGCGCTTTCTCTACGGCGATATTCTCACCATCAGTGAGACGGAACTCTGGGTTCTGCTGTTGCTCGCCTGCGTGGTGCTGGTCTTTCTGGCCCTGAGCTATAACCGGCTGCTCTATGCGGGCCTGGACGAAACGCTGGCGCGCACGCACCGGGTTTCGGTCTTACCGCTGCAGTACGTATTCTGCGGCATCCTGGCGCTGTTGGTGATGTTCGCGGTGCAGGCGATTGGGGTCTTTCTGGTGACTGCACTGCTGGTGGTGCCGGCAGCCACAGCGCGCAATCTGTCTGGCAGCGCAGGCGGGATGTTCTGGTGGGCAGTGGTGGTAAGCGAAATTTCCGCAGGAACGGGCCTCATCATCTCCGCTCAGGACTGGGCCCAGACGGCCACAGGCGCAACGATTATTCTGATTGCCTGCGGCTTTTTTGCCGCGAGTCTCCTGGTGATTCGCCTCAAGAACTAA
- a CDS encoding ParB/RepB/Spo0J family partition protein, with the protein MSDKAVLGRGVAALLSNADEAEREDRYFLCDIDKIQANPNQPRVFFDAEKLQELAASIREKGVIQPLLVTRGPGNQYTLIAGERRLRAAKLAELEEVPVILLDRAGQDESLELALIENIQRQDLNPIEEAQAYARLMEDFQLTQEEVGRKVGRQRSTIANALRLLALPSAIQQDVAMGALSEGHARVLLRVKDDTERLQSVRDKILNEGLSVRAAERLCARHPGLPTKNASSGSATAVQAGLPASYCQDLSIQLANHLHSRIRIVQQGQRGRLEIEYYSRDDLDRLVGLILE; encoded by the coding sequence GTGAGCGATAAAGCAGTTCTGGGGCGCGGGGTTGCGGCTCTGCTGTCCAATGCCGATGAAGCCGAGCGGGAAGATCGATATTTTCTTTGTGATATCGATAAGATACAGGCGAATCCCAATCAGCCCCGCGTTTTTTTCGATGCAGAGAAACTGCAGGAACTGGCCGCCTCCATCCGCGAAAAGGGGGTCATTCAGCCCCTGCTGGTGACCAGAGGCCCCGGAAATCAATACACTTTGATAGCCGGTGAACGCCGTTTGCGGGCCGCTAAACTGGCGGAGCTGGAGGAAGTGCCGGTGATCCTCCTGGACAGGGCCGGCCAGGACGAGAGTCTGGAACTGGCCTTGATTGAAAATATCCAGCGGCAGGACCTGAACCCCATAGAAGAGGCCCAGGCCTACGCCCGGCTCATGGAGGACTTTCAGCTCACCCAGGAAGAAGTGGGACGCAAGGTGGGGCGGCAACGTTCCACAATCGCCAATGCCCTGCGTTTATTGGCCCTGCCCTCTGCCATTCAGCAGGATGTGGCCATGGGCGCACTCAGCGAAGGCCATGCCCGCGTCCTCCTGCGTGTCAAGGACGACACGGAAAGACTGCAGAGCGTGCGCGACAAAATTCTGAACGAAGGGCTGTCCGTGCGTGCGGCCGAACGGCTCTGTGCGCGTCACCCGGGCCTGCCCACAAAAAACGCCTCCAGCGGCAGCGCCACGGCGGTTCAGGCTGGCTTGCCTGCGTCATATTGCCAGGATTTGAGCATCCAACTGGCCAACCATCTGCACAGCCGGATACGTATCGTGCAGCAGGGTCAACGCGGCAGACTGGAAATTGAATACTACTCCCGAGACGATCTCGACCGCCTGGTTGGACTCATCCTGGAATAG
- a CDS encoding FprA family A-type flavoprotein, whose protein sequence is MKNTELAKGIYWVGAIDWNIRDFHGYSTNRGSTYNAYLIVDDKITLVDTVKAKFKGELMHRIRSIIGDPKQIDYIVVNHVEMDHSGSLPEVIAEVQPEKLICSKMGQKALLQHFHREDWPYQVVGSGDEIKLGEHTLSFLETRMLHWPDSMFAYVKDEQLLFSNDAFGEHLATSERFDDEVDAGVLAHETTKYYANILTLYSQQVRNLLAKVAELKLDIKTIAPDHGVIWRKDPGRIIASYKRWSNYESNGRALVIYDTMWESTRKMAFAVAEGLLEAGVPYDMFDLAVHHRSDVMTAVLDASALVLGCPTLNNGMTPHMADYIQYMRGLRPSRKIAACFGSYGWSGESVKMMTEILQELKMTICHPGLRVQYVPTHANLHDCVELGHTVAKATKAFLAGEQVESVV, encoded by the coding sequence ATGAAAAACACGGAACTCGCAAAGGGCATCTACTGGGTTGGTGCGATTGACTGGAACATCCGCGATTTCCACGGCTATTCAACCAACCGTGGCAGCACCTACAATGCGTATCTCATCGTCGACGACAAAATCACCCTGGTGGATACGGTCAAGGCGAAGTTCAAAGGCGAACTGATGCACCGTATCCGGAGTATCATTGGTGACCCGAAGCAGATCGACTACATTGTGGTCAATCATGTCGAGATGGATCACAGCGGCAGCCTGCCCGAGGTCATTGCCGAAGTGCAGCCTGAGAAGCTTATCTGCTCAAAAATGGGGCAAAAGGCTCTTTTGCAGCACTTTCATCGCGAGGATTGGCCCTATCAGGTGGTCGGCAGCGGTGACGAAATCAAGCTCGGCGAGCATACGCTGAGCTTTCTGGAAACCCGGATGCTGCACTGGCCGGATTCCATGTTCGCCTATGTGAAGGACGAGCAACTGCTCTTCAGCAATGATGCCTTTGGGGAGCATCTGGCCACGAGCGAGCGTTTTGACGACGAGGTGGATGCCGGTGTGCTGGCCCATGAAACCACCAAGTATTACGCCAACATCCTCACGCTGTATTCGCAGCAGGTCAGAAATCTGCTGGCCAAGGTGGCGGAGCTGAAACTCGACATCAAAACGATTGCACCGGATCATGGCGTCATCTGGCGCAAGGATCCTGGTCGCATCATTGCCTCATACAAGCGCTGGAGCAACTATGAAAGCAACGGACGCGCGCTGGTCATTTACGACACCATGTGGGAATCCACCCGCAAAATGGCTTTTGCTGTGGCCGAAGGTCTCCTGGAGGCAGGTGTTCCGTACGACATGTTCGACCTGGCGGTTCACCACAGAAGCGATGTCATGACCGCTGTCCTGGATGCCAGCGCGCTGGTGTTGGGCTGCCCCACGCTCAACAACGGCATGACGCCGCACATGGCCGATTACATCCAGTATATGCGGGGGCTCAGACCAAGCCGGAAGATTGCCGCCTGCTTCGGCTCCTACGGCTGGTCCGGTGAATCGGTCAAGATGATGACCGAGATTCTGCAAGAGCTGAAAATGACCATCTGTCATCCCGGGCTCAGGGTGCAGTACGTGCCAACCCACGCCAACCTGCATGACTGCGTCGAATTGGGCCACACTGTGGCGAAAGCCACGAAAGCCTTCCTGGCAGGAGAGCAGGTCGAATCCGTGGTCTGA
- a CDS encoding Fur family transcriptional regulator, producing the protein MTYQREIILEELKKTKTHPTADELYSTVKQRIPHISLATVYRNLETLANSGLVRKLEVTGRQKRFDGNTEPHDHITCTVCQRIDDIVHPLNEGQAPMPQSAAWHGYRLTGWSVEYFGICPDCLQKSNAAVTDNTR; encoded by the coding sequence ATGACCTATCAGCGAGAGATCATCCTCGAGGAATTGAAGAAAACGAAAACGCATCCCACTGCGGATGAACTCTACAGCACGGTGAAGCAACGCATCCCCCACATCAGCTTGGCCACGGTGTACCGCAATCTGGAGACGCTCGCCAACAGCGGCCTCGTGCGCAAGCTGGAAGTGACAGGCCGGCAAAAACGCTTCGACGGCAACACGGAACCACACGACCATATCACCTGCACTGTGTGTCAACGCATAGACGACATTGTCCATCCTCTCAACGAAGGACAAGCGCCCATGCCGCAATCTGCTGCCTGGCATGGCTACCGGTTGACCGGGTGGAGCGTGGAGTATTTTGGCATCTGCCCGGACTGCCTGCAGAAAAGTAATGCAGCAGTCACGGATAACACTCGATGA
- a CDS encoding ParA family protein, translating into MNAKIVALANQKGGVGKTTSALNLAAAVALRKKRVLLVDSDPQANASSGAGIRVDAQKNIYHCYLGAQDAAQCVVDSQVENFRILPASIDLVGAEVELHGTEQQEKHLKRVLRPLKTDYDYIFIDCPPSLGILTINCLTAADSIIIPMQCEYFAMEGLALLVQTVRRVKKNFNRDLYIEGLLLTMYDRRNKLTFSVAKEIQRYFGNQVYETAIPRNVRLSESPSHGKTIHEYDPTSAGAEAYRRLAKEFLQRNAQQREEGTSK; encoded by the coding sequence GTGAATGCAAAAATTGTGGCCCTGGCCAACCAGAAAGGCGGCGTGGGCAAGACCACCTCGGCCCTGAACCTTGCGGCTGCAGTGGCCCTGCGTAAAAAGAGGGTCTTGCTGGTGGATTCCGATCCGCAGGCCAATGCCTCCAGTGGCGCCGGTATCAGGGTGGACGCACAAAAAAATATCTACCACTGCTACCTGGGCGCCCAGGATGCGGCACAGTGTGTCGTGGACAGTCAGGTGGAAAATTTCCGGATTCTGCCTGCATCCATTGATCTGGTGGGTGCCGAGGTGGAACTGCATGGGACCGAGCAGCAGGAGAAGCACCTGAAGCGGGTGCTCCGTCCATTGAAAACGGATTATGACTATATCTTCATCGACTGCCCGCCCTCCCTGGGCATTCTGACCATTAACTGCCTGACGGCTGCCGATTCCATTATCATTCCCATGCAGTGCGAATACTTTGCCATGGAGGGTCTGGCTCTGCTGGTGCAGACCGTGCGCAGGGTGAAAAAAAATTTCAACCGTGATCTCTATATCGAGGGCCTGCTGCTCACCATGTATGACCGGCGCAACAAGCTGACCTTCTCGGTAGCCAAGGAAATCCAGCGGTATTTCGGCAACCAGGTATATGAAACCGCCATTCCGAGAAACGTGCGACTCAGCGAGAGCCCGAGCCACGGCAAAACCATTCACGAATACGACCCGACAAGTGCAGGGGCAGAAGCCTACAGGCGGCTGGCCAAAGAATTTCTGCAGCGCAACGCGCAGCAGAGAGAGGAGGGAACGAGCAAGTGA
- a CDS encoding metal ABC transporter ATP-binding protein, producing MAPSRPTEAAARGEAALRFEALTVMRGGLHILDAVSATVPRGSCTAIVGPNGAGKTTLLLALLGDLPYLGRIDFPGRAEGQRPRIGYVPQKLDFDRGQPITVREFLTLGLQRRPLWFGVAGRWRRKAHDKLAQVQALHLASRRLGALSGGELQRVLLALALLQEPELLVLDEPEAGVDFHGGFIFCELLDSLRKEQHFTQLMVSHDLSTITHHATHVICLKHGVVAEGPPKEVLTPANLGITFGLHMGLVKPDSLPSGLTACTATCCNPPRNHA from the coding sequence TTGGCACCAAGTAGACCCACAGAAGCGGCGGCCAGGGGTGAGGCGGCGCTACGCTTCGAAGCGCTGACCGTCATGCGCGGCGGGCTGCACATCCTGGATGCGGTCAGTGCCACCGTGCCCAGGGGCAGTTGTACCGCCATCGTTGGCCCCAACGGGGCGGGTAAAACGACTTTGCTGCTGGCTCTCCTGGGCGACTTGCCCTACCTTGGCCGTATCGACTTTCCGGGAAGGGCCGAGGGCCAGCGGCCGCGCATCGGCTATGTACCGCAGAAGCTGGACTTTGACCGTGGCCAGCCGATCACCGTACGAGAATTTCTGACACTCGGCCTGCAACGACGCCCTCTGTGGTTCGGCGTTGCAGGCAGGTGGCGGCGGAAGGCCCACGATAAACTCGCCCAGGTGCAGGCCCTGCATCTGGCCAGCCGACGTTTGGGCGCACTCTCCGGTGGTGAACTGCAACGGGTGCTGCTGGCGCTGGCGCTTCTCCAGGAGCCTGAATTGCTGGTTCTGGACGAACCCGAGGCGGGTGTGGACTTTCATGGCGGCTTTATCTTCTGCGAACTCCTGGACAGCCTGCGGAAGGAACAGCATTTTACCCAGCTCATGGTCAGCCACGATCTCTCCACGATCACGCATCACGCCACCCATGTCATCTGCCTGAAGCATGGCGTGGTGGCCGAAGGCCCGCCGAAGGAAGTGCTCACTCCAGCCAACCTGGGCATCACCTTTGGCTTGCATATGGGTCTGGTCAAACCGGACTCCCTGCCCTCCGGACTCACGGCCTGCACCGCTACCTGCTGCAATCCGCCCCGTAATCATGCCTGA
- a CDS encoding desulfoferrodoxin, producing MTQKNEIYKCVGCGNVIEVLHSGTCIPLCCGKPMELMQENTVDAAKEKHVPVITKIDGGYKVAVGSVLHPMEEKHLIEWIELIADGVVYRRDLKPGDVPEATFMVAASQVSARELCNLHGVWKAGI from the coding sequence ATGACCCAGAAAAACGAAATCTACAAATGCGTCGGCTGCGGCAATGTTATCGAAGTTCTCCACTCCGGAACCTGTATCCCCCTGTGCTGCGGCAAGCCCATGGAGTTAATGCAGGAAAACACCGTGGATGCGGCCAAGGAAAAGCACGTGCCGGTTATCACCAAAATCGACGGCGGCTACAAGGTCGCGGTCGGCTCTGTTCTACACCCGATGGAGGAAAAGCATCTGATCGAATGGATCGAGCTGATTGCCGATGGCGTGGTTTACCGCAGGGATCTGAAACCTGGCGATGTGCCGGAGGCCACCTTCATGGTAGCAGCCAGTCAGGTGTCGGCCCGCGAATTGTGCAATCTGCACGGCGTGTGGAAGGCCGGCATCTGA